CACGCTCGGCGCGCACGCCAAGGTGCTCGGCTACGACGAGGGCGCGCCCGAGGTGCTGCGCACCGTCACGGGCGCCGACCTGGGCGGCCTTGCCTACCGGCGCCTGTTCGACGACTTCGCCGACGCCGACGAGTGGGGCACCGGCACCGCCTGGCGCGTGCTCGTCGACGACTACGTCGCGACGGGCGAGGGCACGGGCATCGTGCACCAGGCGCCCGCGTACGGCGAGGACGACCAGCGCGTCACGGCCGCCGCCGGCATCCCCACGATCCTGTCCGTCGACGACGGCGGCCGCTTCCTGCAGCTCTTCGCGACCGGCGAGCTCGCCGAGATCGCCGGCGTGCAGGTGTTCGAGGCGAACCGCACGATCATCCGCGCCCTGCAGGCGAAGGGTCGTCTGCTGCGCGAGGCGTCGTACCTGCACCCGTACCCGCACTGCTGGCGCTGCCGCAATCCGCTCATCTACAAGGCGGTCTCGTCGTGGTTCGTGCGCGTCACGGACATCAAGGACGACCTGATCGCGGCGAACGAGCGCATCAACTGGGTGCCCGAGAACGTGAAGCACGGCCAGTTCGGCAAGTGGCTCGAGGGTGCGCGCGACTGGTCGATCAGCCGCAACCGGTACTGGGGCAGCCCCATCCCGGTGTGGAAGAGCGACGACCCGAACTTCCCCCGCATCGACGTGTACGGCTCGCTCGACGAGCTCGAGCGCGACTTCGGCGTGCGGCCCGCCGACCTGCACCGCCCGTACATCGACGAGCTCACGCGGCCGAACCCCGACGACCCGACCGGGCGGTCGACGATGCGCCGCATCCCCGACGTGCTCGACGTGTGGTTCGACTCGGGCTCGATGCCGTTCGCGCAGGTGCACTACCCGTTCGAGCAGCAGGAGTGGTTCGACACCCACAGCCCCGCCGACTACATCGTCGAGTACATCGGGCAGACGCGCGGCTGGTTCTACGTGCTGCACGTGCTCTCGGTGGCGCTCTTCGGTCGCGAGGCGTTCCGCAACGTCATCAGCCACGGCATCATCCTCGGCGACGATGGCTTCAAGGCCTCGAAGTCGCGGCGCAACTACCCCGACGTCAACGAGTCGTTCGACGCGTACGGCTCGGATGCCGTGCGGTGGAACCTGCTGCAGGGCTCGATCCTGCGCGGCGGCAACTTCATCGTGTCCGAGGAGGGCATCCGCGAGGCGCTGCGGCAGTTCCACCTGCCGCTGTGGTCGACGTGGTACTTCCTCACGACGTACGCGAACCGTGCGAAGGACGGGCAGCCGTACGTCGCGACGCCGCGCGCCGACTCGACCGACGTGCTCGACCGCTACGTGCTCGCGAAGCTGCGCGAGACCGTCGAGGCCGTGACGAGCGCGATGGATGCGCTCGACGCGACGGGCGCCACGCTCGCGCTGCGCGAGTTCACCGACACGCTCACCAACTGGTACGTGCGTCGCTCGCGCGACCGCTTCTGGGCCGGCGTGACCGACGATCCGCGCTCGACGGAGGCGTTCGACACGCTCGCGCTGGTGCTCGAGACGCTCACGACGATCGCGGCGCCCCTCGCGCCGCTCGTCGCGGAGGAGGTCTGGCGCGGGCTCACGGGCGGTCGCTCGGTGCATCTCACCGACTGGCCCGACGCATCCGCGCTGCCCGCCGACCCGGCGCTCGTCGCGCAGATGGACGAGGCACGCGCCGTCGTCAACGCACTGCACGGCATGCGCAAGCAGCGCAGGCTGCGGGTGCGCCTGCCGCTCGCCGAGGCGACGATCACGAGCCGCGTCGACCTGTCGGCGTTCGCCGATCTCGTGCGCGACGAGGTCAACCTCAAGGCCGTGCACGTCGTGCACGTCGCCGACGACGAGGAGCTGCCGGGCCTGTCGAAGACGGCGCAGATCGTCTCGAAGGTCGCCGCGCCGCGCCTGAAGGGCGACTTCAAGCGGGTCTTCGCGGCGATCCGCGCGGGCGAGTGGACCGTCGACGGCGAGCGCCTGCTCGTCGACGGCGTCGTGCTCGAGCCCGGCGAGTTCGCGCTGCTCGACGAGCCGACCGAGTCGGCGTACGAGGGCGGCGAGACGACGCTGCTGGGCCACACGCACCTCGACCTCGACACGGCCACGACGTCCGCGCTCGAGGCCGAGGGCCTCGCGCGCGACGCCGTGCGCGCGATCCAGGATGCGCGCAAGCAGGCCGACCTCGACGTCTCCGACCGCATCGTGCTCGTGCTCGGCAGCGACGCGCACGGCGTCGCGGCGCTCGAGACGCACCGCGACCTCGTGGCGGGCGAGACCCTCGCGACGACGCTGACGATCGAGCGCGTCGACGACACGGCAGGCGAGGCGGCCGACGCCGCCGACGTGCGCGTCGGCGACGGCTCCCCGCTGACGATCCGACTGGAGCGCGCATGAGCGACGACCGCGACCCGCGGCACCCCGAGCCGACCCGGCGCAACGCCGACGGCGACGAGATGAACGCGTGGGACGACGCGTACGAGGAGGAGGTCGACGTCGACGGCGAGGCCATCGACCTCGACGACCTCGAGTCGGGTGGGGGCATCCCGTTCCCGTCGGCCGACGCCGACGAGGATGACGAGGGCGCCGAGCAGGACGCGACCGACGAGCGCATCCTCGACTCGCTCGAGGACCGCGAGGCCGCCGACGCCGCGTACGCGCAGCTGCTCGAGCGCGCGGGGGAGACGGCGATCGAGCCGCGCCTCGCCGCGACGGCGCGCGCCGTGGAGCTGCTCGGCGACCCGCAGCGCTCGTACGGCGTCGTGCACGTGACGGGCACGAACGGCAAGGGCTCCACGGCCCGCATCGCCGAGTCGCTGCTGCGCGCCCACGGGCTGCGCACGGGCCTGCTCACGAGCCCGCACCTCGAGCGCGTGACCGAGCGCATCCTCATCGACGGCGAGCCCGTGTCGGATGCGGTGTTCGCGCGCGTGTGGGACGAGATCGCGCCGTTCCTCGACCTCGTCGACGGCGAGCTCGAGCAGGGCGGGCAGCGTCGACTCACGTTCTTCGAGGCCATCACGGTGCTCGCCTACGCGATCTTCGCCGACGCGCCCGTCGAGGTCGCGGTCGTCGAGGTCGGCATGGGCGGCACGTGGGACTCGACCAACGTCGCCGACGGCGACGTCGCCGTGCTGACCCCCATCGCGCTCGACCACACGAACCGGCTCGGCTCGACCGTCGAGGCGATCGCGACCGAGAAGGCGGGCATCGTGAAGCCCGGCGCCATCGTCGTCACCGCGGAGCAGGAGCCCGGCGTCCTCGCGATCATCGAGGCGCGTGCCGCCGAGGTCGGCGCGTCGCGCGTGCTCGTCGAGGGCCGCGACTTCGAGCGCGAGAGCACCCTCGCGGTCGGCGGCCAGCTCGTGACGATCCGCGGCCTCGCCGCCGCGTACGAGGACCAGCCGCTGCCGCTGCTCGGTCGTCACCAGGGCCAGAACGCCGCGCTCGCGCTCGTCGCGGTCGAGGCCTTCCTCGGCGGCGGCACGCGACCGATCGCGCAGGACGTGCTGTCGACGGCGTTCGGCGCCGTCACGTCGCCCGGCCGGCTCGAGGTCATCGGCACCGACCCCAGCGTCGTCGTCGACGCCGCGCACAACCCACACGGCGCGCAGGCGCTTGGCGTGGCGCTGCAGGAGGTGTTCGCGTTCGAGCACGTGCAGCTCGTCGTCGGCATGGTCGAGGGCAAGGACGTCGCAGGCGTGCTGCGCATCCTCGAGCCGCACGTCGAGGAGGTCGTCGTGACGCAGTCCGACTCCGAGCGCGCCGTGCCCGCCGACGACCTCGCCCGCGTGGCCGTCGAGGTGTTCGGCGCCGAGCGCGTGTCGGTCGAGCCGGTGCTCGAGCGCGCCGTCGAGGCGGCGCGCGAGCAGGCGGAGGATCGCGGCGGCGCCGTGGTCGTGACCGGCTCGATCACGCTGCTCGGCGCCGTGCAGGCGAAGGCGCGCGCCGAGCGCTGGATGCACCGATGACCGCCGCAGCTCGCCGCGAGCGCGGCCTGCTCGAGAAGCTCCTCACGATCGTGCACGGCCTCGAGGTGCTCGCCCTCGCGTTCGGCGCCCTCGCGGTGTGGGGCGTCACGCGCGACTGGCCGGCGCCGACGGCGTTCGCGGTCGTCGCCGTCGTCCTCGTGCTCAGCCTCAAGGTGCTGCGCTACCGGTGGGGATGGGTGGCCAGCCTCGTCGCGCAGGCGCTCATGGCGTGCCTCGCGCTCGTCGAGCCGGTGACGATCGGCGTCTCCCTGGCGTTCATCGCGATGTGGATATTCTGCTTCGTGCGCGCGCGCCAGATCGAGCGCGGCGCGCAGCAGTGAAGCAGTACAGCGAAGGAAGTCATTCGATGCAGCAGACCCTCGTCCTCGTGAAGCCCGACGGCGTCGCCCGTGGACTCACCGGCCAGATCCTCAGCCGGATCGAGGCGAAGGGGTACCGCATCGCCGACCTCCGGCTCGTGCAGCCCGAGCGCGCGCTGCTCGAGGAGCACTACGCCGAGCACGACGGCAAGCCGTTCTTCGAGCCGCTCGTCGAGTTCATGCTCTCGGGCCCGTCGGTCGCGGTGCGCCTCGAGGGCGACCGCGTCATCGAGGGCTTCCGCTCGCTCGCGGGCACGACCGACCCGACGACGGCGGCGCCCGGCACGATCCGCGGCGACCTCGGCCGCGACTGGGGCCTCAAGGTGCAGCAGAACCTCGTGCACGGCTCGGACTCCGAGGAGTCGTCGGCGCGCGAGCTCGCGCTCTGGTTCGCCTGAGCCGCATCCACCCAGACGACGACGCCCCCGGCCATGCGGCCGGGGGCGTCGTCGCGTCTGCGGGTCGTCGGTGGGGTCAGTAGCCCAGCAGCAGGTACCGGGGGATGTCGGGCAGGCGCACGACGATGACGAGCACGACGACGAGCGCGAGCACGATGCTCAGCACCCACGACCACTCGCCCCAGCGCGCGGCGAACGCGCGCAGGCCGGCCGGCGCCACCATGGCGCCCGAGCCGATCGACCACGTCACGAACGTCGGGGCCATCGCCGACATCGCCATGTAGACGAGGAAGCACCAGGGGCACACGAGGCCGAGCTCGAACACGCTCTGCTGCCAGAGCCACAGCGCGAACGCCAGGCCGCCGAGCACGCCGACCGTGAACGTCGACCACACCCAGCGCGGCATGCGCACGAGCGCGAGGGCGAGCACGCCCATCACGATGACGATGGGGAAGGCCATGAGGCCGATGAAGGGGTTCGGGAAGCCCAGGAGGCTGCCCTGCCACGACTCCATCGCGCCGGAGCAGCTGACGAACGGGCTGATGTCGCAGCCGAGACCCTCGTCGGGGAACTGCAGCAGGTGGATCCGCTCGATCGACAGCGTGAGCGCTGCCGTGAGTCCTGCGGCACCCGTCACGATGAGCAGGATGCCGAGCCACCGCGGCGGCGTGAACCCGGCGGGCGCCGGCACGGCGTCGTCCTTCGCGGGCGCTGCGCGCTCGGTCTGCTTCGTGGCCATGTCCACCCCTCGGCTGCGGGCATCGCGGTCGCGCATGCCTCGGCATGAGCATCCCACCAGCAGACCCTATGCATCGGCCGACCGGTCAGCGGACGCGGCGACCAGGTCGTGCGTGGTCGTGAGCGCCGCTCACGGACGACACGCCGACCGTGGGGTATCGTGGGTGACGGCGCACCAGCGCCGCAGATTTGACCGGGCACACCGGGCCGCTCCCGCGAGGGGGTGTCGGATCGCCAGCTCCGAGCAGACGAACAGGTGCCGTGCGACACCGCACGCACCCACAGGGATTCGCGGCGGGCACTGCCAGCCGCGCGAGAGTCGCCCGGCGATGCCGGGCCTGAGGAGTACGCCAGCGATGGTGGATGCACACGACGCGTCGGCAGACGCGAACCACGACGAGACCAGCACCGAGATCGCGACGCCCGTCGCCGAGATCGAGACGACCGGGCAGGCCGAGGTGGCCGAGCAGGCTGCCGAGCAGCCCGCCGTCGAGCAGGAGCAGCCCGCCGAGGCGCCCGTCGCCTCCGACGGCGAGCCCGAGCCCGGCCACGAGCCGGGTCTCGAGGGTCCTGCCGAGCTCGCGCTGCCCGAGCGCGGCGAGGATGCGCTGCCGTTCGCGATCCAGTTCTTCGCGCCCGACATCGCGAGCCTCGCACCGCTGCCGCCGCTGCCCTCGCAGCGCCGCGACCCGGTCGACGACGACGAGGACGACGACGAGCCCCGATCGAACCGCCGTCGCCGGCGCAGCGGCCGCAGCCGCGAGGAGCGTCAGGCCGAGCGTCCGCTCATCACGGAGCCGCAGAAGGTGCAGGGCTCCACGCGCCTCGAGGCGAAGAAGCAGCGCCGCCGCGAGGGCCGCGACGCGGGTCGTCGTCGCGCCGTCGTCACCGAGAGCGAGTTCCTCGCCCGCCGCGAGGCCGTCGAGCGCACCATGGTCGTGCGCTCGCGCCACGACCGCGTGCAGCTCGCGGTGCTCGAGGACGGCATCCTCGTCGAGCACTACGTCGCCAAGTCGTCGGAGACGAGCCTCATCGGCAACGTCTACCTCGGCAAGGTGCAGAACGTGCTGCCCAGCATGGAGGCGGCGTTCGTCGACATCGGGCGCGGCCGCAACGCCGTGCTCTACTCGGGCGAGATCGACTGGGAGGCCGCGGGCCTCGAGAACCAGCCGCGCAAGATCGAGCTCGCGCTCAAGCCGGGCGACACCGTGCTCGTGCAGGTCACGAAGGACCCGATCGGTCACAAGGGCGCTCGCCTGACGAGCCAGATCTCGCTGCCCGGTCGCTACCTGGTCTCGGTGCCCGGTGGCTCGATGAGCGGCATCTCGCGCAAGCTGCCCGACACCGAGCGCGCGCGCCTGAAGAAGATCCTCAAGGAGGTGCTCCCCGAGGGCATGGGCGTCATCGTGCGCACCGCCGCCGAGGGCGCCACGCAGGACCAGCTCACGCGCGACGTCGAGCGCCTCGGCCGCCAGTGGCAGTCGATCCAGGACCAGACGGCGAAGGGCAGCGCACCCGCGCGCCTGCACGCCGAGCCCGACCTGCTCGTCAAGATCGTGCGCGACGTCTTCAACGAGGACTTCCAGCGCATGGTCATCCAGGGCGACGAGGCGCTGTCGACCATCCGCGAGTACCTCGGCGCCATCGCGCCCGACCTGCTCGAGCGCATCGAGCCGTTCGAGCTCGAGGTCGACCCGTTCGAGCACTTCCGCGTCTCCGAGCAGATCGACAAGGCGCTCGACCGCAAGGTCTGGCTGCCGTCGGGCGGCTCGCTCGTCATCGACCGCACCGAGGCCATGACGGTCATCGACGTCAACACCGGCCGCTTCGTCGGCCAGGGCGGCAACCTCGAGGAGACCGTCACGAAGAACAACCTCGAGGCTGCGGAGGAGGTCGTGCGACAGCTGCGCCTGCGCGACCTCGGCGGCATCGTGGTGATCGACTTCATCGACATGGTGCTCGAGTCGAACCGCGACCTCGTGCAGCGACGCCTCATCGAGTGCCTGTCGCGCGACCGCACGAAGCACCAGGTGGCGGAGGTCACGAGCCTCGGCCTCGTGCAGATGACGCGCAAGCGCCTGGGCCTCGGCCTGCTCGAGGCGTACTCGGAGACGTGCGAGGTGTGCGCGGGCCGCGGCCTGATCGTGCACCACGAGCCCGTGTCGCGCTCGTCGCGCGGCGGCGGCAACGGCGGCTCCGAGGGCGGCCGTCGCCGCGGCGGCAAGCGCCAGGAGCCCGCGGCGAGCGCCGGCGGCAACCAGGGCGGCCAGCAGCACTCGCAGCAGCAGGGCACGCACGGCATCACCGACGACGCCCGCAAGGGCCTGTCGCAGATGGCGGCGGCATCGAAGGGTCGCGAGCACGGCCACGACGACGAGCACGGCCACGAGCACGGCGAGGAGTCGGCTGCCCCCGAGCAGGCGGCCCCCGCGGCGCAGCGTCAGCAGCAGCAGCCCGCGCGCGAGCAGCAGCCGCGTCGCAGCCGCCGAGCCTCGAGCCGCGGTGCTCGCGACGGCCAGCAGCAGCAGACGCAGCAGTCGCAGGGTGCACCCGCTCGCCAGCAGGAGTCCGCGCCCGCGCGCCAGCAGGAGCCGGCGGCCGACGCCGTCACGATCCTCGACATCCCCGTCGCGGCGAAGCGCGACGAGCCCACGGCACCCGCACGCTCGAACGACGTCGAGGGTCTGCTCTCGGGCGCGCTCGACGCCCTCGCGGCACCTGCGGCCGGCACAGGCAAGGCGGCGCGCCGCAGCCGTCGTGCGTCGAGCGGCGGCATCGTCACGGCGCAGCCCGACGCCCAGTAGGCATCCACGCACGAGGCCCCGCGACCATCCGGTCGCGGGGCCTCCTGCGTGCGCGGCGTCTCAGCGGTCGCGCGGTTTGACGCGCAGCCCGCTCGCGAGCAGCCGGCGCACGAGCTCGCGGCCAGGCACGGCCTCGGCGCCGAGCGCCACGAGCTCGTCGATGCGCTCGGCGGGCACGTCGTAGTGGTCGCGGTCGAAGCCCCGCTCCGGCAGTCCGGCGCGGCGTGCGAACGCGTGGAGCTCGTCGAGCGACGCGTCGCTCACGAGATGCGCCCACGTCGTGCCGTGCTTCGGCCACCGGGGCTCGTCGACGAGGATCGCCATGCCAGCGACGCTACTCCCGATCAGCGCAGCCCGTGCCTCAGGGCAGCCCGTGCCTCATGGGAGCTCCGTGCGCACGCCGAGGAACGCCGCCATGCCCGCGAGCTCGTCGGCGACGGCGTCGCGCAGGCGCGCGTCGGGCTCGACGTCCCAGTGGATGGCCGCGACGCGCAGCGCCCCGGCGTCGCGGTCGCGCCGCGCGTCGACCTTGGCCACGAGCGCGTCGCCGTCGAGCACGGGCAGCGCGAACGCGCCCCAACGCCGCTTCGCGGCCGGCGTGTACTGCTCGAGCGCGTAGTCGAACGCGAAGAGGTCGCGCATGCGCTTCCGGTCGAAGATGAGGCGGTCGAGCGGCGACAGCACCGCGACGCGGCCCGCGAACCCCTCCGCCGACGCGTCGGCGGCCAGGCGCCACTCGCCGCGCGTGCCCTCGACGCGCACGGGCTCGCCGACGCCACCCACGGCGCGCGGACGTGCGAGCCCCAGCGATCCCAGCACGCGCTCTTGCCGGCGTCGCTCCGCGTCGTCGGCCGGCAGCGGCTCGGCGGGCGGCAGCACGCGCTCGGCGAGATCCCACACGCGCTCCGAGCCCACCCGCTCGACGACCGCGACGACGCCCGAGCACTGCAGGAACTCGAGCAGCATCGCGACGTTCCTGTTGGCGTTCCAGCCGCTCGAGTCCCACGGCCACTCGGCGGTGTCGGGCACGTCGCGCTGGGGGAGCGGCCCGTCGTCGCGCAGCAGCGCGAGCACACGGACGTGGAAGCCCCGATTGTCGGAGACCCACTCCGCGACCCGCGGGTGCTCGTCGGCCCACGCGAGCATGGGCGGCAGCAGCTCGGGCAGCAGCGACGTCGGCCGCAGCGAGATCGCGAGCGGCTCGATGGGCGTCGGCTGCCCCAGGTGCTCGAAGAGCCGCTGCTCGACCTCGACGGCGCGCCGCACGTCGCCGTACGCGAGCTCGTCGCCGAGCCGCGTCCACGCCACGTGCTCCGCCGACGGCATGACGATGTCGGTCACGTTCGCCTGCAGCATCCCCAGGTGCTCGACGACCGTGAGCAGGTCGGATGCGCCGCGCGCGTCGAGCAGCTGCGCCCGCACCGCGATGCGCCGCGCGTCGACGATCGAGAGCTCGCGGAGCGTCGCTGCACGGGTGGCCATGCAGCAGACCCTAGACTGGGGGTCGGACGCGATGGCTCGCGGCGCGTGTCGCCGTTTGACCGGGTGCCTGGTCACCCTGTATCGTCGTCCGTTGGCGCGGTCGCGAACGCATTCGTGCGCGCCAGAGACTTTCCATCCATACCGAGTGAGGGATTCACGTGGTCTACGCAGTTGTGCGCGCCGGCGGGCGTCAGGAGAAGGTCGAGGTGGGCTCGGTGCTCGTCGTCGACCGCATCGCCCCCTCCGAGGACGGCACGGTCGAGCTCGCTCCCGTGCTCCTCGTCGACGGTGACACCGTCACGTCCGACGCGAAGAGCCTCGCGAAGGTCACGGTCACGGCCGAGTTCGTGAACGACCTCCGCGGCCCGAAGATCGTCATCCAGAAGTTCAAGAACAAGACCGGGTACAAGAAGCGCCAGGGCCACCGCCAGGACCTGACGCGCCTCAAGGTCACCTCGATCAAGTAGGAGCGCAGCAATGGCACATAAGAAGGGCGCATCGTCCACCCGCAACGGTCGTGACTCGAACGCGCAGCGCCTCGGCGTGAAGCGCTTCGGCGGCCAGGTCGTCAAGGCCGGCGAGATCATCGTCCGCCAGCGCGGCACCCACTTCCACCCCGGCGCCGGCGTCGGCCGCGGCGGCGACGACACCCTGTTCGCCCTGCAGGCGGGCTCGGTCGAGTTCGGCCAGAAGGGCGGCCGCAAGGTCGTCAACATCGTCGAGGTCGCTGCGTAGTCCTCGAGGACTCGCACACGAACCACTTCACGCGAGGGGGCGGGCTGATGCCCGCCCCCTCGCTGCATCCCAGGAGGACCCGATGGCGACGTTCGTCGACCGCGTGACGCTGCATCTGACGGCGGGCAACGGCGGACACGGCTGCGTGTCGGTGCGCCGCGAGAAGTTCAAGCCGCTCGCAGGCCCCGACGGCGGCGACGGCGGCGACGGCGGCGACATCGTGCTCGTCGCCGACACGCAGGCCACGACGCTGCTCGAGTACCACCGTCGCCCGCACCGCTCGAGCGCCAACGGCGGCCCGGGCATGGGCGACCACCGCACCGGCTTCACGGGCGGCGAGCTCGTGCTGCCCGTGCCGGTCGGCACCGTCGTGACCGACGCCGACGGCGAGCTGCTCGCCGACCTCGCGTACGCGGGCATGCGCCTCGTCGTCGCGGAGGGCGGTCAGGGCGGCCTCGGCAACGCACGCCTCGCGTCGTCGAAGCGCAAGGCGCCCGGCTTCGCGCTGCTCGGCACCGAGGGCCAGGCGCACGACGTGCAGCTCGAGCTCAAGACCGTCGCCGACGTCGCGCTCGTGGGCTTCCCGTCGGCGGGCAAGTCGAGCCTCATCGCCGCGATGAGCGCCGCGCGCCCCAAGATCGCCGACTACCCCTTCACGACGCTGCACCCGAACCTCGGCGTCGTCGAGGCGGGCCAGACGCGCTACACGATCGCCGACGTGCCCGGCCTCATCGAGGGCGCGAGCGAGGGCAAGGGCCTCGGCCTCGAGTTCCTGCGCCACGTCGAGCGCTGCAGCGCGCTGCTGCACGTCGTCGACTGCGCCACGCTCGAGCCCGGCCGCGACCCGCTCACCGACCTCGACGTCATCCTGCGCGAGCTCGGCGCCTACCCGGTGCCCGAGGGGCAGACGCCCCTGCTCGAGCGTCCGCAGCTCGTCGCGCTCAACAAGGTCGACGTGCCCGACGCCGCCGAGCTCGCCGCGTTCGTGCGCGCCGACCTCGAGGCGCGCGGCTATCGCGTGCTCGAGATCTCGACCGTCGCCCGCACGGGCCTGCGCGAGCTGTCGTTCGCGCTCGCCGAGCTCGTCGAGGCCGACCGCGCGCAGCGCGCCGCCGTGCCCGAGCCCGAGCGCATCGTGCTGCGGCCGCGCGCGATCGACGACGCCGGCTTCACCGTCAAGACCGAGGGCGGCACGCACGGCACGCTCTACCGCATCCGCGGCGCGAAGCCCGAGCGCTGGATCCAGCAGACCGACTTCCGCAACGACGAGGCCGTGGGCTACCTCGCCGACCGCCTCGCGCGCCTCGGCATCGAGGATGCGCTCGTGAAGGCGGGTGCCGTGCCCGGCTCGACCGTCGTGATCGGCCCCGGCGACGGCATGGTCTTCGACTGGGAGCCCACGATGACGTCGATGGCCGAGCTCGGCGACCGCGGCACCGACGCGCGCCTCTACGGCGCGGGTCGGCAGACGACGGCCGAGCGACGCGCCGGCTACCACGAGCGGATGAACGCCAAGCAGGCCGCGCGCGACGAGCTCGCGCGCGAGCGCGCGGCAGGCCTGTGGGTCGACGACGAGGGCTTCGAGATCGAGCAGTCGCGCCGCGAGCGGCTCGCCGAGGAGGCCGTGGACGCCGCCCAGCGCACCGACGAGGACGACGCGTGACCGACGTCGCGCACGTCGACGAGGTCGCCGTGCCCGAGCGCATCGTCGTGAAGGTCGGCTCGTCGTCGATCTCGGGCGACAACCGCGGGCAGATCGAGACGCTCGTCGAC
The sequence above is a segment of the Agrococcus jejuensis genome. Coding sequences within it:
- a CDS encoding DUF4031 domain-containing protein, whose product is MAILVDEPRWPKHGTTWAHLVSDASLDELHAFARRAGLPERGFDRDHYDVPAERIDELVALGAEAVPGRELVRRLLASGLRVKPRDR
- the ndk gene encoding nucleoside-diphosphate kinase; this translates as MQQTLVLVKPDGVARGLTGQILSRIEAKGYRIADLRLVQPERALLEEHYAEHDGKPFFEPLVEFMLSGPSVAVRLEGDRVIEGFRSLAGTTDPTTAAPGTIRGDLGRDWGLKVQQNLVHGSDSEESSARELALWFA
- a CDS encoding vitamin K epoxide reductase family protein, with the protein product MATKQTERAAPAKDDAVPAPAGFTPPRWLGILLIVTGAAGLTAALTLSIERIHLLQFPDEGLGCDISPFVSCSGAMESWQGSLLGFPNPFIGLMAFPIVIVMGVLALALVRMPRWVWSTFTVGVLGGLAFALWLWQQSVFELGLVCPWCFLVYMAMSAMAPTFVTWSIGSGAMVAPAGLRAFAARWGEWSWVLSIVLALVVVLVIVVRLPDIPRYLLLGY
- the ileS gene encoding isoleucine--tRNA ligase translates to MDEQRYPRHGGTVVPNPSFPAVEEGILAFWKGDDTFQASIDQRDGCEEWVFYDGPPFANGLPHYGHLLTGYAKDVFPRYQTMRGKQVQRRFGWDTHGLPAELEAMKQLGITEKAEIEAMGVDVFNAKARESVLEYTREWQDYVTRQARWVDFEHDYKTLDVGYMESVIWAFSELYAKGLAYEGYRVLPYCWRDETPLSAHELRMDDDVYQERQDPSVTVTFPLEGDAADAAGLAGVRMLAWTTTPWTLPTNMALAVGPGIAYVVVAAGPAGAADGGVAGETRYLLAADTLGAHAKVLGYDEGAPEVLRTVTGADLGGLAYRRLFDDFADADEWGTGTAWRVLVDDYVATGEGTGIVHQAPAYGEDDQRVTAAAGIPTILSVDDGGRFLQLFATGELAEIAGVQVFEANRTIIRALQAKGRLLREASYLHPYPHCWRCRNPLIYKAVSSWFVRVTDIKDDLIAANERINWVPENVKHGQFGKWLEGARDWSISRNRYWGSPIPVWKSDDPNFPRIDVYGSLDELERDFGVRPADLHRPYIDELTRPNPDDPTGRSTMRRIPDVLDVWFDSGSMPFAQVHYPFEQQEWFDTHSPADYIVEYIGQTRGWFYVLHVLSVALFGREAFRNVISHGIILGDDGFKASKSRRNYPDVNESFDAYGSDAVRWNLLQGSILRGGNFIVSEEGIREALRQFHLPLWSTWYFLTTYANRAKDGQPYVATPRADSTDVLDRYVLAKLRETVEAVTSAMDALDATGATLALREFTDTLTNWYVRRSRDRFWAGVTDDPRSTEAFDTLALVLETLTTIAAPLAPLVAEEVWRGLTGGRSVHLTDWPDASALPADPALVAQMDEARAVVNALHGMRKQRRLRVRLPLAEATITSRVDLSAFADLVRDEVNLKAVHVVHVADDEELPGLSKTAQIVSKVAAPRLKGDFKRVFAAIRAGEWTVDGERLLVDGVVLEPGEFALLDEPTESAYEGGETTLLGHTHLDLDTATTSALEAEGLARDAVRAIQDARKQADLDVSDRIVLVLGSDAHGVAALETHRDLVAGETLATTLTIERVDDTAGEAADAADVRVGDGSPLTIRLERA
- a CDS encoding Rne/Rng family ribonuclease, giving the protein MVDAHDASADANHDETSTEIATPVAEIETTGQAEVAEQAAEQPAVEQEQPAEAPVASDGEPEPGHEPGLEGPAELALPERGEDALPFAIQFFAPDIASLAPLPPLPSQRRDPVDDDEDDDEPRSNRRRRRSGRSREERQAERPLITEPQKVQGSTRLEAKKQRRREGRDAGRRRAVVTESEFLARREAVERTMVVRSRHDRVQLAVLEDGILVEHYVAKSSETSLIGNVYLGKVQNVLPSMEAAFVDIGRGRNAVLYSGEIDWEAAGLENQPRKIELALKPGDTVLVQVTKDPIGHKGARLTSQISLPGRYLVSVPGGSMSGISRKLPDTERARLKKILKEVLPEGMGVIVRTAAEGATQDQLTRDVERLGRQWQSIQDQTAKGSAPARLHAEPDLLVKIVRDVFNEDFQRMVIQGDEALSTIREYLGAIAPDLLERIEPFELEVDPFEHFRVSEQIDKALDRKVWLPSGGSLVIDRTEAMTVIDVNTGRFVGQGGNLEETVTKNNLEAAEEVVRQLRLRDLGGIVVIDFIDMVLESNRDLVQRRLIECLSRDRTKHQVAEVTSLGLVQMTRKRLGLGLLEAYSETCEVCAGRGLIVHHEPVSRSSRGGGNGGSEGGRRRGGKRQEPAASAGGNQGGQQHSQQQGTHGITDDARKGLSQMAAASKGREHGHDDEHGHEHGEESAAPEQAAPAAQRQQQQPAREQQPRRSRRASSRGARDGQQQQTQQSQGAPARQQESAPARQQEPAADAVTILDIPVAAKRDEPTAPARSNDVEGLLSGALDALAAPAAGTGKAARRSRRASSGGIVTAQPDAQ
- a CDS encoding DUF4233 domain-containing protein; this encodes MTAAARRERGLLEKLLTIVHGLEVLALAFGALAVWGVTRDWPAPTAFAVVAVVLVLSLKVLRYRWGWVASLVAQALMACLALVEPVTIGVSLAFIAMWIFCFVRARQIERGAQQ
- a CDS encoding bifunctional folylpolyglutamate synthase/dihydrofolate synthase, coding for MSDDRDPRHPEPTRRNADGDEMNAWDDAYEEEVDVDGEAIDLDDLESGGGIPFPSADADEDDEGAEQDATDERILDSLEDREAADAAYAQLLERAGETAIEPRLAATARAVELLGDPQRSYGVVHVTGTNGKGSTARIAESLLRAHGLRTGLLTSPHLERVTERILIDGEPVSDAVFARVWDEIAPFLDLVDGELEQGGQRRLTFFEAITVLAYAIFADAPVEVAVVEVGMGGTWDSTNVADGDVAVLTPIALDHTNRLGSTVEAIATEKAGIVKPGAIVVTAEQEPGVLAIIEARAAEVGASRVLVEGRDFERESTLAVGGQLVTIRGLAAAYEDQPLPLLGRHQGQNAALALVAVEAFLGGGTRPIAQDVLSTAFGAVTSPGRLEVIGTDPSVVVDAAHNPHGAQALGVALQEVFAFEHVQLVVGMVEGKDVAGVLRILEPHVEEVVVTQSDSERAVPADDLARVAVEVFGAERVSVEPVLERAVEAAREQAEDRGGAVVVTGSITLLGAVQAKARAERWMHR